In Rhodoferax sediminis, the sequence CCGGCAATGGCAGGGATTCGCCGCAGGCCGCGGCCAGCTCGTCCAGGCTGGCGGGCGTGTCGCGTGACATGCTCATGTCGCTGCCTCCAGATACGGTTCCCACGCATCCACGCTGACCTGCACAGCGGCGTCGGCTTGCGGGCCCCAGAGTTCGCGGCCGTCGAACACCACGGTGTAGAGCCAGTCGGCCGTGGTGTCGAACGGCGGCAGGGGCTGGCTGGCGTGCCGATCGGCGAACAGGTGGCAGCCGCGCACGGCCTGCACCGTGCCCAGATGCCCCCGCACATAGCGCGGCAGCCGCGTGTGGCCGACAGGGTGCATGTTTTTGGCGCGCACCCGGTCTCCGGGTGCGAAGCGGGCCGGCGCACTGGCCCGGCGGTCGGCCGGCGAGCCACTGGCCAGCGCGGCGGCGACGTTGCCGGCCTGCAGCACGTAAGCTACGGGCGCGGGTGGCACCAAGAGCTGGCCGCTGCGCAGTTCCCGCGGGCTCACCAAGCCGCGCTGCAGCATCAGCACCTCGAGCGCGCGGATCCAGATTTCGTAATAGCTGCTGGCCAAATACACCGCGGGCGGCAGCGACTCGCGCGCCGAGCGGCCCAGGTCGATGTTCCACTGGCCGGTGGCGCCCATCGCCAGGGTGATGGCCAGCGCGCGCCTTTCCCATTCAAAGTGGAACAGCGGCTCGTTCGCCTCGGGCTGCACCGGACCGAAGCCTTGCAGACCGCCCATGTCATGCACGCCGTTCATGGTGTGACTTCCGGTTGCCGCGCCAAGCCGGTGCCGATCATCGAATCGCGCGTGACGAGCGTTGCAAGTTGGTCTTCACTCAGGCCAGACGTACCAGCAGGCCTCATGGGCAGCACCAGATAGCGGACCTCGGCGGTGGAATCCCAGACCCGCAGGCGGGTCGCCTCGGGCAGCGTCACGCCAAAATCGCGCAGCACACCGCGCGGGTCCAGCACGGCCTTGGCGCGGTAGGGCGCACTCTTGTACCAGACCGGCGGCAGGCCGAGCACCGGCCATGGGTAGCAGCTGCACAGGGTGCAGACCACCATGTTGTGCAGCTCGGGCGTGTTTTCCAGCGCGACCATGTGCTCGCCCTGTCGTCCCGAGAAGCCGAGCGAGGCGATGGCCGCGGTGGCGTCTTTCAAAAGCCAGTCATGGTAAGCGGGGTCGCTCCAGGCGCGGGCGACCACGCGTGCGCCGTTGTGCGGGCCAACCTGCGTTTCGTAGGTTTCGATGATGCGGTCCAGCGCCGCCGGGTCGATGTAGCCCTTTTGCGTGAGCAGGGTTTCCAGCGCGCGCACGCGGATATCCATGTCGCCCAGATGGGAGGGGTGATCGCGCGGCGGGTCGCCAGCGTGGGCGTGCGGGGTGCTCATGGATGCAAACTCCCGGGAATGGGCGGTTGGACATGATAGCGCGGCATACAATCCCGCATTGCCTGCTTTCGGGCGCATTCCTGCGCCCGGGGGTTTCCATTGATTCAATCGTTGTGGAGTTTTCCCCGTGTTTATTTCTTCTGCCTTTGCCCAAACCGCTCCCGCCGCCGGTGGCGACATGATGTCGTCGCTCACCAGCATGGCGCCTCTCGTGCTGATGTTTGTGGTGCTCTACTTCGTGATGATCCGCCCCCAGATGAAAAAACAAAAGGAGCACCGCACCATGCTGTCGGCGCTGGCCAAGGGCGACGAGATTGCCACCGCGGGCGGCGTGCTGGGCAAGGTCACCAAGCTGGGCGATAGCCTGCTCAGCGTCGAGATTGCCAGCGGTGTGGAAGTGCAGCTGCAGCGCAGCGCGGTGGTGCAGGTGCTGCCCAAGGGCACCATCAAGTAATCCATCCGGCCGATGGCTTTCAGGTCAATCGTTTCAAGTAGTTAAGTAGAGCAAAGTGCGAACATGAACCGTTATCCGGTCTGGAAGTACGCGATCATCGTGATCGCACTCCTGGTGGGGGTGATCTACACCCTGCCCAATTTCTTTGGTGAGGCTCCGGCCGTGCAGGTGTCGTCGGCGAAGGCGGTTGTCAAGGTGGACGCCACCACGCAAGCCCGCATCGAAGACGCGCTCAAGGCGGCGAACATCACGGCTGACGCCATCACCGTTGATAGCAACTCCATCAAGGCCCGTTTCGACAGCACCGACATCCAGCTAGCGGCCAAGGACGCGATCCAGAAGGCCCTGATTCCCGATCCGTCGGATCCGGGCTATGTGGTTGCGCTGAACCTGCTGTCGCGCTCGCCGGCCTGGCTGACGGCCTTGCATGCGGAGCCGATGTACCTGGGGCTGGATCTGCGCGGCGGCGTGCACTTCATGCTGCAGGTGGACATGCAGGCGGCGCTGACCCAGAAAACCGAGTCCATGAGCGGGGATATCCGCACCCTGCTGCGCGAGAAGAACGTGCGCTACAGCGGCATTAACCGCAACGGAGTCGTGA encodes:
- the nthB gene encoding nitrile hydratase subunit beta yields the protein MNGVHDMGGLQGFGPVQPEANEPLFHFEWERRALAITLAMGATGQWNIDLGRSARESLPPAVYLASSYYEIWIRALEVLMLQRGLVSPRELRSGQLLVPPAPVAYVLQAGNVAAALASGSPADRRASAPARFAPGDRVRAKNMHPVGHTRLPRYVRGHLGTVQAVRGCHLFADRHASQPLPPFDTTADWLYTVVFDGRELWGPQADAAVQVSVDAWEPYLEAAT
- the nthA gene encoding nitrile hydratase subunit alpha, whose product is MSTPHAHAGDPPRDHPSHLGDMDIRVRALETLLTQKGYIDPAALDRIIETYETQVGPHNGARVVARAWSDPAYHDWLLKDATAAIASLGFSGRQGEHMVALENTPELHNMVVCTLCSCYPWPVLGLPPVWYKSAPYRAKAVLDPRGVLRDFGVTLPEATRLRVWDSTAEVRYLVLPMRPAGTSGLSEDQLATLVTRDSMIGTGLARQPEVTP
- the yajC gene encoding preprotein translocase subunit YajC; this translates as MFISSAFAQTAPAAGGDMMSSLTSMAPLVLMFVVLYFVMIRPQMKKQKEHRTMLSALAKGDEIATAGGVLGKVTKLGDSLLSVEIASGVEVQLQRSAVVQVLPKGTIK